GCCTGTATATCGGGCCAGTTGGTGATCCTGAAGCCCTGGGCGCTGCTGTAGCTGAAGCCCAGCTGGTCGGAGGCCTTGAGGAGGGGAGGGTAATCCTTCGCCGGGCTGAGGGAAGCGGTGACCAGGAGTTTGCCAGCGTCGTCCCTGGTCGCGGCGACCGTGGCATTGATGCCGAAATTCTCCTGGAAGAAGAGCAGCGCCCCCGTGAAGCTCATCGTGCCGCTGTTGCCGGCCGTGCTGATCGAGAGCTTCGGGCCTTGTGCGGCATTCTCCTGCCGCGTGATCCGAAGGACATAGATGTCGATCGGATTGGCGATGTCGATCGAAGCCGTCACTCCTTTGTTGTTGACGACGACGGTGCCCGCGACGTCGATCGTGTCGAGGAGGCTGAGTTCGAAGAAGGCGGAGAGGTTGAACCCCTTCGCGAAGGTGACGCTGGTCGGGCTGCTCGGGACCGGAGCGGACGCGCTGCTTCCCCCACCCGAGGCCGGCTGCGTGCCCGAATCGGCCGGAACGGGCAGCAAGGTCGGCCCCGTTCCGTCGTTCGACAGCGTCAGGGTGAGCGGCGCGTCGCTGTTGTTGTAATAGACCTGCGCTCCCGCTTGGAGCGTGAGGTCGACGAGGCTGCTCGGCCAGCTCGCCCCGGGAATGCACTGCTCGAAGAGCGTGCTGATCGACGCCGACTGGGTGAAGACGACGCTCGCCAGAACGGGCGTCGTGCTCTGCATATAGAGCAGGCCGGTAAACTGCAGACTTGCGAAACTGCAATTGCCGCGAAGCATGAATTGCGCGGCACTCTTGTTTTTTCCGTACGGATAATAGAGGTTGAACTTGACGTCGGTGAACGAAATTTTCGGGAACTCGCCCCCGAACAGTGATTTGAGATTCGCGGTGCCCTTTGCGGCGACGTTGGCGGTGACCGCTTGAACTCCACTGTCGGAGAGGACCGAACCGGAAAACGTGAAATTGCTGCCGAAGACGGAGACGTCGATTTCGCCGACGGCGGCGATGCGCTTAGAATTCTCGATGCTGTAACTGACGATGACGTCACGGAACGTGAAGATGTCGAAGAGGCTGAACGATCCGGACAGCGCGATCGTATACTTCGCCGCCTTGATCGCTTTAGCGGCTTGCAAGTTCGCGAAGGTGGCGGCAAGCGACAACTGGCTGCCGCTCGCCACGCCGATGTCGACAAGGCTCCCGAACAAGCCGCCGTCGCCGTTGCTCCCGCCGAGGTCCACGGTCAGCCAGAAGCTGGTCGTATCCGTGACCGGCGTGGCGGCGCTCGCCACCGTCGCCGGGACAGGCGATTGCGGAAAGATGCTGCCCAGGGTCGCTTGCCGCGCGCCGGCGGCCGCCGAGTAGGTGAAGAAGCCGGCGGAGGCGACGTTCAGCGAAGCCTTGCCGAGGCCGAGATCGAACGCCTCGTTCAACGCCGCGAGGACGTCGAAATTTCTGATCTCGGCGTAGATAAGGCTGTAGCTTCCGCAGAGCTCAAGCCTGCAGTCTGTCGTGAAACCTAGCCTACTTCCGAAGATCTCGGAAAACTGAAAGGCTCCGCTGATACCGATGCGCATCGAAGCACTCTTCTGCAGCGGCTGCCGGAATAGCGTGGCCCGGCGCGGGCGGTCCGAAGCGCTGCATCAGGCTCAGGTGAACTGCTTCGTCGTCTGATTGTAGTTGCCTTCGGCGACCTGCACATTCAGCGCCTGAACGATGTTGCTTCCGGCCGTGGCGTTAATCAGATCGGTCGGCGGCGCAACCGCGACGAAGACCTGATTGGTCGCGCCGACCGCGACGGTGAGGAGCGTCGTCGGAGTCGGCGGCGTCGTCGGCGGGTTTTGCCCGGTTGTGGGCGTCTGAACTGAGGTGACCTGGAACAGGAACGGCTCCGTTGCGGTCGGCGCCGAGGTTGGGAGATTCATGTTCGCGGTATAGGTGGTGCCCTCGATATTGAACGCGGCGTTGAGTTGCACGGCGATCGGCATTGAAACCTCCAACATGGATGTTGAAAACGGACTGCTTTGTCAGTGCCCCCGAGTCGCACCCGCGACCAATTAGGCATTAATCAAGAAGAACATGCCTCGAGTGTTCGGACAAGCCCCTCCGCGACAAATGGTCAGGTTCAGCCTTGTCACACACTCGTCCATTCCCCCTGGCGGAGGCAGAGCCGAGGTGCCCCGGACCTTGTCGAGGGGCTGGCCAAGGCGCACATGACCAGCCACCTGCCTGGCCCCTGAGGGGAGCGCGGCCAGCGGCCCTCCTCGGCCCCTCTGCACCAGCCCTCACTCGCGACAGTCCTTCTCTTGGCCCTATGCGTTGAGCCGCAAGCAGATTGAGGAGTTCGTTCCCGGCGGCGTGGGCGGCCGAAGAAAAAGGCAGACGGAGCGGGTACGTCGAAGCCAGGGGTGAAGAAGAAGAGTTGAGCCGAGAGAGATTCGGCCCGGGTGGCGCAGGTGCCGGCCGAGGCTGTGTGGCTGGCCTTGTTCCAGCAAGGTGTGCCTTTAACGGCTGAAGTGACTGGGTAGTACCAAGAAGGCGTTTTGCCTCGGAATAGCGCTCCAGCCAGGGACATAACCCTACTGTCCACGCAACCGGGGCAAGCCCCCCCTTACGCGGACCCTCTGTCCGCGCGCTGGCGCAGCTCGCTCCACGCTTGATTGAGCTTGCGCGTCTCCTCCGCGGCCAGCGCCTGGAGCTTCGGCCCCAGCTGCGCCACCTTGTCCGGGTGGTACTGGGTGATGAGGGCCAGGTAGGCCTGCTTCACCTCGGCCAGGGGCGTGCCCGGCGCCACGCCGAGCACCTCCCAGGGGCTGTGGGGAGCGGGCCTCGCGGCGGCGGGCGGCTCGGGCTCTTCGGGCTCGGGGGCTTCTTCTTCCACGAGCGGCCTGGCCCCGAGCTCCTCCGCGCACGCCGTACACAGCAACAGCTCACGGGCTCCCGGCAGCGCGTAGTCGCCGAAGCAATCGCCACACACCATCCGCCGGCAGTGCTCGCAGCGCGCGGCGCAGTCGACCTGATCGAGCGAGGCCGCGCACGAGAAACACTCCTCGGGCAGCGGAGCCTCCTCGCCGCACGCGGTGCAGAAAGCCCAGGTGGGCTCGAGCTTCGCCTCGCACCCCGCGCACGCGGGCGCGCTCTCCTCGGTGGAGGGCCGCCAGCGCTGCGCCGTGGCGCACCAGGGGCAGTACGGCATCAGCCAGGCCACCTTGCCCTCGCACCGGCGGGAACGGCAGTCGAAGTCGAGTGCATAGCCCT
The sequence above is drawn from the Archangium gephyra genome and encodes:
- a CDS encoding J domain-containing protein; its protein translation is MSECPCCLEVLTPALLGLGGRRLAGSCGLCGDEVCQHCLRSGSPDVEVLFQNAGPEGTKTPRASRRQACASCLWEALAARGGTPSFPEPPGRRRRAAQAACTHPRAVRWMRCCPCCGLELEWEAEHGNPLCDACGAPSHEAFNACWACGESFEEKNEAQDSAEGYALDFDCRSRRCEGKVAWLMPYCPWCATAQRWRPSTEESAPACAGCEAKLEPTWAFCTACGEEAPLPEECFSCAASLDQVDCAARCEHCRRMVCGDCFGDYALPGARELLLCTACAEELGARPLVEEEAPEPEEPEPPAAARPAPHSPWEVLGVAPGTPLAEVKQAYLALITQYHPDKVAQLGPKLQALAAEETRKLNQAWSELRQRADRGSA